In a single window of the Nicotiana tomentosiformis chromosome 8, ASM39032v3, whole genome shotgun sequence genome:
- the LOC104113083 gene encoding protein LURP-one-related 11-like: MAKVYSNKSNLSTISSSSNSSISSNSYMSPRREIFTLWMKSLVYHGNGCTVYDSKGQIVYRIDNYNIKRSKEVHLMDSNGRVLFSIRNRKVPVFGHWDGYKWSYEGVTSKEIPWFQVKKIHNVLRGDNMNYYNVILGCNQAEANCYNIILGIKLIKIVTQAGRLVAEVKQKQATSGVLFGSDVLTLVVEPHVDHSLVMALVTVCGLIHHKI; the protein is encoded by the exons ATGGCTAAAGTTTACTCTAACAAGTCAAATCTAAGtactatttcttcttcttctaattCTTCAATTTCTTCAAACTCTTATATGAGCCCAAGAAGAGAAATATTTACTTTGTGGATGAAATCTCTAGTCTACCATGGAAATGGCTGCACTGTTTATGATTCAAAAGGCCAAATTGTTTACCGAATTGACAACTACAACATAAAACGTAGCAAGGAAGTCCATCTCATGGATTCCAATGGCAGGGTTCTCTTTTCTATTCGAAATAGG AAAGTTCCAGTTTTTGGACATTGGGATGGCTATAAATGGAGTTATGAAGGAGTGACTAGTAAGGAGATACCATGGTTTCAAGTGAAGAAAATTCACAATGTCCTTAGGGGAGATAATATGAATTACTATAATGTTATATTGGGATGTAATCAAGCTGAAGCAAACTGCTATAATATTATCCTTggaataaaattaattaagattGTGACCCAAGCAGGCAGACTTGTTGCAGAG GTAAAACAAAAACAAGCAACTTCAGGAGTACTATTTGGAAGTGATGTATTAACATTGGTGGTGGAACCTCATGTTGATCACTCATTGGTCATGGCTCTTGTTACTGTTTGTGGTCTCATACATCACAAAATTTGA